A region of Phocoena phocoena chromosome 17, mPhoPho1.1, whole genome shotgun sequence DNA encodes the following proteins:
- the LYNX1 gene encoding ly-6/neurotoxin-like protein 1: MVPVLALFLVALVGLPVAQALDCHVCAYNGENCFNPMRCPAMVTYCMTTRTYYTPTRMKVSKSCVPSCFETVYDGYSKHASTTSCCQYDLCNGAGLAAPATLALVLLATLWGLL, encoded by the exons ATGGTGCCCGTGCTCGCCCTGTTCCTGGTGGCCTTGGTGGGCCTGCCTGTGG cccaggctctggactgCCACGTGTGCGCCTACAATGGCGAGAACTGCTTCAACCCCATGCGCTGCCCGGCCATGGTCACCTACTGCATGACCACGCGCACTT ACTACACCCCGACCAGGATGAAGGTGAGCAAGTCGTGCGTGCCCAGCTGCTTTGAGACCGTGTACGATGGCTACTCCAAGCACGCGTCCACCACTTCCTGCTGCCAGTACGACCTCTGTAACGGCGCTGGCCTCGCAGCCCCTGCAACCCTGGCCCTTGTACTCCTGGCCACCCTCTGGGGTCTGCTCTAA